One Pyxicephalus adspersus chromosome 3, UCB_Pads_2.0, whole genome shotgun sequence genomic window carries:
- the LOC140325740 gene encoding bactericidal permeability-increasing protein-like — MAFSNVIPLSLLLAMCMNMAGAVNPGFVVRLTQKGLDYARQEGMSVLQRELAKVHIPDFSGSTHSPIGKIKYNFYGMAIRNFQLPISQISPVPNVGLKLSISGAFIEISGKWKIKTRIGIQFNGGFDVKVEGISISVGLKLGSDGAGRPTIAPSDCSCHISNVNVHISGKFGYTSDHSNVNKKIPQNISPQICPLVKNAITSKLAPLLQTLPVTAKIDKVAAIDYSLTGPPPVTAEYVDVQLKGEFFELSHHTPPPFTPPSLSLPADHNLMIYFGISDYLFNTAGFVYHSAGKLIFNVTDNMIPKDFSIRLNTSSFGTLIPQLAKMYPDMLMKLEITSTSAPFLDIKPGNVTISPKMDIQAYVILPNASLAPAFLLNVTTNALAKVAVSSGRIVGSLELSRVQMDLKHSDVGPFSVALLNAAVNYYISHILLPQVNDILQKGYPLPLLDHLQLTDVVIEPRQNFLLFGANVHYGITESNWSVELF, encoded by the exons ATGGCATTTTCCAATGTCATACCCCTGTCCTTATTACTGGCCATGTGTATGAATATGGCTGGCGCTGTGAACCCTGGATTTGTGGTGAGGCTAACTCAAAAGGGACTGGATTATG CCCGCCAGGAGGGAATGAGCGTTCTGCAACGAGAGCTTGCAAAGGTCCATATTCCAGATTTTTCAGGATCAACCCACAGTCCCATAGGAAAAATCAAGTACAATTTCTATGG CATGGCTATCCGTAACTTCCAGTTACCCATTTCGCAGATCAGTCCGGTGCCCAATGTTGGTCTGAAGCTGTCAATCTCTGGAGCCTTCATTGAAATTTCTGGAAAATGGAAAATCAAGACAAGGATTGGAAT ACAATTTAACGGAGGCTTTGATGTGAAGGTGGAAGGAATCAGTATATCTGTTGGACTGAAGCTGGGCAGCGATGGGGCAGGCAGACCAACTATAGCTCCCTCTGATTGTAGCTGCCATATCTCAAATGTCAATGTCCATATATCGGGGAAATTCGGGTAT ACTTCAGACCACtccaatgttaataaaaaaataccacaaaacat TTCCCCACAGATTTGTCCATTGGTCAAAAATGCCATTACCAGTAAACTGGCACCACTTCTACAAACCCTTCCTG TGACTGCAAAGATTGATAAAGTGGCCGCCATTGATTATTCTCTCACTGGTCCTCCACCTGTGACTGCAGAATATGTGGATGTTCAGCTTAAG GGGGAATTTTTTGAACTGTCTCATCATACTCCTCCTCCCTTTACACCGCCATCCCTGTCCTTACCCGCTGACCACAACCTCATGATCTACTTTGGAATCTCTGATTACTTGTTTAACACGGCTGGCTTTGTCTATCATTCAGCTGGGAAACTCATCTTCAATGTCACTGACAATATG attccaAAAGACTTTAGCATTCGGTTAAACACCTCTTCATTTGGTACCCTGATACCTCAG TTAGCTAAGATGTACCCAGATATGCTCATGAAGCTAGAGATTACATCCACATCAGCTCCATTTCTAGACATCAAACCAGGAAATGTAACTATTTCTCCAAAAATGGACATTCAAGCCTATGTGATCTTACCCAACGCCTCTCTGGCTCCAGCTTTCCTTCTAAATGTG ACAACCAATGCTTTGGCAAAAGTGGCTGTGAGTTCAGGGAGGATTGTGGGTAGTCTAGAACTAAGTAG GGTACAGATGGACCTCAAACACTCTGATGTGGGTCCTTTCTCA gtGGCGTTATTGAATGCTGCAGTGAACTATTATATATCCCATATACTGCTTCCCCAGGTTAATG ACATCCTACAGAAGGGTTACCCCCTGCCACTGCTGGACCATCTGCAACTCACAGATGTTGTCATAGAGCCACGTCAG aatttcCTTCTTTTTGGAGCAAATGTTCACTATGGAATAACAGAGAGCAACTGGAGTGTTGAATTATTCTGA